From Natronorubrum halophilum, a single genomic window includes:
- a CDS encoding dipeptide ABC transporter ATP-binding protein: MTLLNVEDLKVTYATDDEPVHAVNDVSFTIDEGVNYGLAGESGSGKSTVAEALLGLLPGNGTVESGTIEFSGTDLTSLSEAERRDILWEDIAYIPQSAMDSLDPVMSTGDQIAQAIHTHRNVTDAKARDRVRELFEIVGLDPDRIDEYPHEFSGGMRQRVTIAMALALEPDLIIADEPTTGLDVIVQDKIIDKILEIQERMDSSLLLITHEIGVIAETCDELSILYGGKVMEQGSVDNVLVNPTNPYTMGLKNSFPEIDENEDPVAIPGSPPNLNREPTACVFEDRCPFATDECGESHPDLVNLPNRNHRSACHRVKEAAQLRRDADEPETWNIPDDGDADSDRGEVILETNDLEKHYEQSQPLLDKFRGEDPDYVKAVDGVSLSVRRSEVLGVAGESGCGKSTLGETMALLEDPTGGEFTFDGKPYEYYQDGNLQEFRRKVQIIFQDPFDSLNPRQTVRKLVGEPLTIHDYRTDEKERAIVETLEKVGLTPAEKFLDKYPHELSGGQRQRVAVAKALVLDPDFLICDEPASMLDVSLKVNLLNLLRGLADAEDIGIVYISHDLASLTQVSDRLAIMYLGRVIEEGDVDRIASQPRHPYTSSLLSAAPEKDPTADRTRVLLEGEPPNPVNLPSGCTFAPRCPRAQESCWEAEPAIDETGDEAHRAACYFPEGEERLNASDASTVDETEFPESANTDSVGD, from the coding sequence ATGACGCTACTCAACGTCGAAGATCTCAAAGTCACGTACGCGACCGACGACGAACCAGTCCACGCCGTCAACGACGTCTCCTTCACCATCGACGAGGGCGTCAACTACGGCCTCGCCGGCGAGTCCGGTTCCGGAAAGTCCACCGTCGCGGAGGCGCTGTTGGGACTGCTCCCAGGCAACGGTACCGTCGAGAGCGGGACGATCGAGTTCAGCGGAACGGACCTCACGTCCCTCTCCGAAGCCGAGCGCCGAGACATCCTCTGGGAGGACATCGCCTATATCCCCCAGAGCGCGATGGACTCGCTCGATCCCGTGATGTCGACCGGCGACCAGATCGCGCAGGCGATACACACCCACCGCAACGTCACGGACGCGAAGGCGCGCGACCGCGTCCGCGAACTGTTCGAGATCGTCGGCCTCGATCCGGACCGAATCGACGAGTATCCCCACGAGTTCTCCGGCGGGATGCGCCAGCGAGTCACCATCGCGATGGCGCTGGCCCTCGAGCCGGACCTGATCATCGCCGACGAGCCGACGACCGGGCTGGACGTCATCGTTCAGGACAAGATCATCGACAAGATCTTAGAGATCCAAGAGCGGATGGACAGCTCGCTGCTGCTGATCACCCACGAAATCGGTGTCATCGCGGAGACCTGCGACGAGCTGTCGATCCTCTACGGCGGGAAGGTCATGGAGCAGGGCAGCGTCGACAACGTGCTCGTCAATCCCACCAACCCCTACACGATGGGGCTGAAGAACTCCTTTCCGGAGATCGACGAGAACGAGGACCCCGTCGCGATTCCCGGTTCGCCGCCGAACCTGAACCGAGAACCGACGGCCTGCGTCTTCGAGGACCGCTGTCCGTTCGCCACGGACGAGTGCGGGGAATCCCATCCCGATCTGGTCAATCTCCCCAACCGGAACCACCGCTCGGCCTGCCACCGCGTCAAGGAGGCGGCCCAACTCCGGCGGGACGCCGACGAACCGGAGACGTGGAACATTCCCGACGACGGCGACGCGGACTCCGACCGTGGCGAGGTCATCCTCGAGACGAACGACCTCGAGAAACACTACGAGCAGAGCCAGCCGTTGTTGGACAAGTTCCGTGGTGAAGACCCCGACTACGTGAAAGCGGTCGACGGCGTCTCGCTGTCGGTCCGCCGTTCGGAGGTGCTCGGCGTCGCTGGCGAGTCCGGCTGCGGGAAGTCGACGCTCGGCGAGACGATGGCCTTGCTCGAGGATCCGACCGGGGGCGAGTTCACGTTTGACGGGAAGCCCTACGAGTACTATCAGGACGGCAACCTCCAAGAGTTCCGGCGGAAGGTCCAGATCATCTTTCAGGACCCCTTCGATTCGCTGAACCCCCGCCAGACCGTCCGCAAACTCGTCGGCGAGCCGCTGACGATTCACGACTACCGCACGGACGAAAAAGAGCGGGCGATCGTCGAGACGCTCGAGAAGGTCGGGCTGACCCCGGCCGAGAAGTTTCTCGATAAGTACCCCCACGAACTCTCCGGAGGGCAGCGCCAGCGCGTGGCGGTCGCCAAGGCGCTGGTTCTAGATCCGGACTTCCTGATCTGTGACGAGCCGGCGTCGATGCTCGACGTCTCGTTGAAGGTCAACCTGCTGAACCTGCTGCGCGGGTTAGCCGACGCGGAGGACATCGGGATCGTCTACATCTCCCACGACCTCGCGAGCCTAACACAGGTGTCGGATCGGCTGGCCATCATGTACCTCGGCCGCGTCATCGAGGAGGGCGACGTCGATCGAATCGCGTCCCAGCCGCGACACCCCTACACCTCGTCGCTGCTCTCGGCTGCACCGGAGAAGGATCCGACGGCCGATCGAACGCGCGTCCTGCTCGAGGGCGAACCGCCGAATCCGGTCAACCTCCCCTCGGGCTGTACGTTCGCCCCGCGCTGTCCGCGGGCACAGGAGTCGTGTTGGGAGGCCGAGCCGGCCATCGACGAGACCGGCGATGAGGCCCATCGAGCGGCGTGTTATTTCCCGGAGGGAGAGGAGAGACTCAACGCGTCGGACGCATCGACGGTAGACGAGACCGAGTTCCCGGAGTCGGCCAACACTGACTCGGTCGGTGACTGA
- a CDS encoding ABC transporter substrate-binding protein, with protein sequence MTTQENHEGSVAGAGDRLTRRGYIATAAAALGTSALAGCSASRGESLEPDVSDGVPETVETKHWREWETVDAESPPLDYSATAGSVLDRLPVEFSSEDDPWMREHALMVKRGLSDLGMAVRLNDRPLNQLYAQSWDTRGLEAVISMSTHGPDPQRGLDPNPLLMRTTEGSLSNYDNYHNPELQEILTEQAQTTDREKREELVDRAQELFAEDVGALITLYPNIITAVNTGRWSGYVETPGNGPTMDSFVWTEVNLQPETDNRTYVKGVTTSMNSLNLPWAAGGAEANRLTFIYDGLFDATPDLDVVPALATGGDFVDDTTVELTLREGIEWHDGEAFTADDVTFTVELYKEYSSTSQVPFYEPIESVEVLGDHEVRFNLSNPDASFMTQRVVRSVILPEHRWEDVDNPSQHNPDAPVGTGPFQFEDWEQGTRFEASRNENHWMFDDDWRADALGDQAERGPGVENVIWINVSNVDALIGSLQSGSIDAIGTTLSTLQADRAANTDGIEKMSVGSYAPLNAKLMFSCPPIRDKEFRVALAKAVDSQGFVEDFLQGQATVPNGENLISSLTQWHNPDTTDYSYDVEDARTILEQAGYTWDGDGNLRFPNGDAWGAFVERLQPENINKRRSDLDQPDFS encoded by the coding sequence ATGACGACGCAAGAAAATCATGAAGGTTCGGTCGCAGGGGCTGGTGACCGACTCACGCGACGCGGCTATATCGCCACGGCCGCCGCGGCGCTCGGAACGAGCGCACTGGCGGGCTGTAGCGCCAGTCGCGGCGAGAGTCTCGAGCCGGACGTGTCCGATGGCGTCCCGGAGACCGTCGAAACAAAGCACTGGCGCGAGTGGGAGACCGTCGACGCCGAATCACCGCCACTGGATTACAGCGCAACGGCCGGTTCGGTGCTCGACCGGTTACCCGTCGAATTCTCGAGCGAGGACGATCCGTGGATGCGCGAACACGCGTTGATGGTCAAGCGCGGTCTCAGCGACCTGGGTATGGCCGTCAGGCTCAACGATCGACCGCTGAACCAGCTGTACGCCCAGAGCTGGGATACGCGGGGACTCGAGGCGGTAATCTCGATGAGCACACACGGGCCCGACCCGCAACGGGGGCTCGATCCGAATCCGCTGTTGATGCGTACGACCGAGGGATCGCTCTCGAACTACGACAATTACCACAATCCCGAGTTACAAGAGATTCTCACGGAACAGGCCCAGACGACCGATCGCGAGAAGCGCGAGGAACTCGTCGACCGCGCGCAGGAACTGTTCGCTGAAGACGTCGGGGCACTCATCACACTGTACCCGAACATCATCACGGCGGTGAACACGGGGCGGTGGAGCGGCTACGTCGAAACGCCGGGCAACGGTCCGACGATGGACTCGTTTGTCTGGACGGAGGTTAACCTCCAGCCCGAGACGGACAACCGGACCTACGTCAAGGGCGTCACCACGTCGATGAACTCGCTGAATCTGCCGTGGGCCGCCGGCGGCGCGGAGGCCAATCGACTCACGTTCATCTACGACGGATTATTCGACGCGACGCCCGATTTGGACGTGGTCCCCGCACTGGCGACCGGTGGCGATTTCGTCGACGATACGACCGTCGAACTCACGCTGCGCGAGGGCATCGAATGGCACGACGGCGAAGCGTTCACCGCCGACGACGTGACGTTCACCGTCGAACTGTACAAGGAGTACTCCTCTACGAGCCAGGTGCCGTTCTACGAACCGATCGAGTCCGTCGAGGTCCTCGGCGATCACGAGGTCCGGTTCAACCTGTCGAACCCCGACGCCTCGTTCATGACTCAGCGGGTCGTCCGGAGCGTGATCCTCCCGGAACACCGGTGGGAGGACGTCGACAACCCGTCCCAGCACAACCCGGACGCCCCCGTCGGCACCGGCCCCTTCCAGTTCGAAGACTGGGAGCAGGGGACCCGGTTCGAGGCCTCGCGCAACGAGAACCACTGGATGTTCGACGACGACTGGCGGGCCGACGCCCTCGGCGATCAGGCCGAGCGCGGCCCCGGCGTCGAGAACGTCATCTGGATCAACGTGAGCAACGTCGACGCGCTGATCGGCTCGCTCCAGAGCGGGTCGATCGATGCCATCGGGACGACGCTCTCGACCCTGCAGGCCGACCGTGCGGCCAACACCGACGGGATCGAGAAGATGTCCGTCGGTAGTTACGCGCCACTGAACGCGAAGCTCATGTTCTCCTGTCCGCCGATCCGGGACAAGGAATTCCGCGTCGCGCTCGCGAAAGCGGTCGACTCGCAGGGGTTCGTCGAGGACTTCCTCCAGGGGCAGGCGACGGTACCGAACGGAGAGAACCTGATCTCGTCGCTCACCCAGTGGCACAACCCCGATACGACCGACTACAGCTACGACGTCGAAGACGCACGAACCATCCTCGAGCAGGCGGGCTACACGTGGGACGGCGACGGCAACTTGCGGTTCCCCAACGGCGACGCGTGGGGAGCGTTTGTCGAACGACTTCAGCCCGAAAACATCAACAAGCGTCGCTCGGACCTCGACCAGCCAGATTTCTCATGA
- a CDS encoding ABC transporter permease has protein sequence MSTETKPKAELYKRVDALWTTVRDQFAFLRQDPMAFAGMLVVAAFVFLGLFGPYLALHDPIEHTVRGDGGSVLRLTAPSADALFGTTAYGKDVLSQFLAGARPTLIVGLFGGLGTGALGFTVGVVSGYYGGWVDELLMRLTDLTFSLPFMPMALLLLTFMTPNIWLITAIIAAFLWKMPARVVRSEVLSVRERTFVKSARASGASNLRTMLYHVAPNVLPIGFLYTAYGVAWAIAAQASLAFLGFGDPTMTSWGRMLRQVFASGNMRVAWWWVLPPAIGIAAITTSVFLIGRAYEEVINPEIQTNQ, from the coding sequence ATGAGTACCGAAACGAAACCCAAGGCGGAGCTGTACAAGCGCGTCGACGCGCTGTGGACGACCGTCCGCGACCAGTTCGCGTTCCTGCGACAGGACCCGATGGCCTTCGCCGGCATGCTCGTCGTCGCGGCGTTCGTGTTCCTCGGACTGTTCGGGCCGTATCTGGCCCTCCACGACCCGATCGAGCATACCGTTCGCGGCGACGGCGGCTCCGTGCTCCGGCTCACTGCCCCGAGCGCGGACGCGTTATTCGGGACGACGGCGTACGGCAAGGACGTGCTGAGCCAGTTCCTCGCCGGCGCGCGGCCGACGCTCATCGTCGGCCTGTTCGGCGGTCTGGGGACGGGCGCGCTCGGCTTCACCGTCGGCGTCGTCAGCGGCTACTACGGTGGCTGGGTCGACGAGCTCCTGATGCGGCTGACCGACCTGACGTTCTCGCTGCCGTTCATGCCGATGGCGCTGCTGTTGCTGACGTTCATGACGCCGAATATCTGGCTGATCACGGCGATCATCGCCGCGTTCCTCTGGAAGATGCCGGCGCGGGTCGTCCGCTCCGAGGTGCTGTCGGTCCGCGAGCGGACGTTCGTCAAGTCCGCTCGAGCCAGCGGTGCGAGCAACCTGCGGACGATGCTGTACCACGTCGCACCGAACGTCCTACCGATCGGATTCCTCTACACCGCCTACGGCGTCGCCTGGGCGATCGCCGCGCAGGCGAGTCTCGCCTTCCTCGGCTTCGGCGATCCGACGATGACCAGTTGGGGCCGAATGCTCCGGCAGGTGTTCGCGTCGGGGAACATGCGCGTCGCGTGGTGGTGGGTGCTCCCGCCGGCCATCGGTATCGCCGCGATAACCACCTCGGTGTTCCTCATCGGGCGGGCCTACGAGGAAGTCATTAATCCCGAAATTCAGACCAACCAATGA
- a CDS encoding helix-turn-helix domain-containing protein, giving the protein MAKIHQEMDDVRSIELDNAFYVEDGTWIESLTVASNTGFDPETLLEGISGASVFYSSEIPTASDDLEIRRLTILATESYPFILSLVLRQEAIPNRIVLQNDVFEIVTTTRDWDQFRSMADEVQETLGEFELLSVTQNENPGEPLDSGRLTEVLVSKLTDEQLAVLETAYNHGYFDIPREASATDLADELDIAQSTVSERLRTAERTLLALIYGPRE; this is encoded by the coding sequence ATGGCGAAGATCCATCAAGAGATGGACGACGTCCGGAGTATCGAGCTCGACAACGCGTTCTACGTCGAGGACGGAACGTGGATTGAGTCCCTGACCGTCGCGTCAAACACCGGGTTCGACCCCGAAACGCTCCTTGAAGGTATCTCCGGCGCATCGGTGTTCTATAGCAGCGAGATTCCGACCGCATCGGACGATCTCGAGATTCGCCGACTGACTATTTTGGCAACGGAGTCGTACCCGTTTATTCTGAGTCTGGTCCTCCGTCAGGAGGCGATTCCGAACCGCATCGTTCTCCAGAACGACGTCTTCGAAATCGTGACGACGACGCGCGACTGGGACCAGTTTCGATCGATGGCCGACGAGGTCCAAGAGACCCTCGGCGAGTTCGAACTCCTGTCGGTGACCCAAAACGAGAATCCCGGCGAACCGCTCGACAGCGGACGATTAACGGAGGTTCTCGTCTCGAAACTCACCGACGAACAGTTGGCGGTCCTCGAGACGGCGTACAATCACGGCTACTTCGATATCCCTCGAGAGGCATCAGCGACGGATCTCGCCGACGAACTCGACATCGCTCAGTCGACGGTGAGCGAACGTCTTCGGACCGCCGAGCGAACATTGCTCGCACTCATTTACGGGCCGCGAGAGTGA
- a CDS encoding ABC transporter permease translates to MSKFQRFLLKRLAISVLLTLVAVSVIFVVLRLLPGSPFETLVTSGNLNQEQIDEIRAMYGLDQSIWKQYVNYLGSLLTFQFGYSILRSQPVWDVLEPRLINSLILLVPALVTTAILSSVLGMYAGWNRGSRLEKASIVSTTLLRSTPVFITAIFFIIVFAYNLEVVPALGMRSIRATPDGYLDTFVSLDFLHHYLLPFTVAVLYYSGDFLLLARNGVVEKRGSEFLKLHRAKGLSETEQLARAGRNSMLPILTYFTLRLGMIFQGLILLEVVFSWPGIGRELVLAIQQQDYPLVQAAVFIMALAVIIANLAADVLYAYFDPTVSTNGGGSA, encoded by the coding sequence ATGAGCAAATTCCAGCGGTTCCTGCTCAAGCGGCTCGCGATTTCGGTCCTCCTGACCCTGGTCGCGGTCTCGGTCATCTTCGTCGTCCTCCGGCTCCTGCCGGGGAGTCCCTTCGAGACGCTCGTCACCTCGGGGAACCTCAACCAGGAGCAGATCGACGAAATTCGGGCGATGTACGGGCTCGACCAATCGATCTGGAAACAGTACGTCAACTATCTCGGGAGCCTGCTTACCTTCCAGTTCGGCTACTCCATCCTGCGGAGCCAACCGGTCTGGGACGTCCTCGAGCCGCGGCTGATCAACTCGCTGATCCTGTTGGTGCCCGCGCTGGTGACCACGGCGATCCTGAGTTCGGTGCTGGGCATGTACGCCGGCTGGAACCGGGGCAGTCGACTCGAGAAGGCGAGTATCGTCTCGACGACGCTGCTGCGCTCGACACCGGTGTTCATCACGGCGATCTTCTTTATCATCGTCTTCGCGTACAATCTGGAGGTCGTCCCCGCACTCGGGATGCGGTCGATCCGGGCGACGCCGGACGGCTACCTCGACACGTTCGTCTCACTGGACTTCCTCCATCACTACCTCTTGCCGTTTACCGTCGCCGTTCTCTACTACAGCGGCGACTTCCTGTTGTTGGCCCGCAACGGCGTCGTCGAGAAGCGCGGCTCGGAGTTCCTCAAACTCCACCGGGCGAAGGGACTCTCGGAGACGGAGCAGTTGGCCCGTGCAGGCCGTAACTCGATGCTGCCGATCCTGACCTACTTCACGCTCCGACTGGGCATGATCTTCCAAGGGCTGATCCTGCTCGAGGTAGTCTTCAGCTGGCCCGGCATCGGTCGCGAACTCGTGTTGGCAATCCAGCAGCAGGACTACCCACTGGTCCAGGCCGCGGTCTTCATCATGGCGCTGGCGGTCATCATCGCGAACCTCGCAGCCGATGTCCTCTACGCGTACTTCGATCCGACGGTGTCGACGAACGGAGGTGGCTCCGCATGA
- a CDS encoding SDR family oxidoreductase — protein sequence MDLQIEGNSALITASSSGLGKAAATRLAEEGVNVVLNGRDEDRLEAAVEEVRETATGEVIGHTADLTDADDITSLVNRTVEEFGSIDHLVTNAGGPPSGPFLETTDDEWYDAFELLVMSVVRLVRESVDHLAAGGGGTVVMITSRSVKEAIPSLVLSNAVRMGVIGLEKTLSKELAPDIRANAVLPAPHETDRTAALVRQGVERGEYESYEQGLEERGQNIPVGRIGDPMELGDAVAYLSSERSSFINGVSLPVDGGLGSSNL from the coding sequence ATGGACCTGCAAATCGAAGGCAATAGTGCACTGATTACAGCATCCAGCAGCGGACTCGGAAAGGCTGCAGCAACTCGCCTCGCAGAAGAAGGGGTAAACGTTGTCCTCAATGGACGCGACGAAGACCGCCTCGAAGCTGCGGTCGAAGAAGTAAGAGAGACAGCTACCGGCGAAGTAATTGGCCATACAGCCGACCTTACCGACGCGGACGATATCACGTCACTCGTAAATCGCACTGTCGAGGAATTTGGTAGTATCGATCACCTTGTCACGAATGCCGGCGGCCCCCCAAGCGGGCCGTTCCTTGAAACGACTGACGACGAGTGGTACGATGCGTTCGAACTTCTCGTAATGAGTGTCGTCCGCCTCGTTCGAGAATCCGTTGATCACCTGGCGGCTGGTGGCGGTGGAACTGTCGTTATGATCACGTCGCGCAGTGTCAAAGAAGCCATTCCGTCGCTGGTGTTATCGAATGCCGTTCGGATGGGCGTCATCGGTCTCGAAAAAACGCTCTCAAAAGAACTCGCACCCGATATTCGGGCCAACGCGGTCCTGCCAGCTCCGCACGAAACGGATCGGACAGCAGCGCTCGTCCGTCAAGGGGTCGAACGTGGTGAGTACGAGTCTTACGAACAGGGGCTAGAGGAGCGCGGTCAAAACATTCCGGTCGGTCGGATCGGCGATCCGATGGAACTCGGTGACGCCGTCGCATACCTCTCTTCGGAGCGCTCAAGTTTCATAAACGGTGTATCTCTCCCGGTTGACGGGGGCCTCGGGTCATCGAACTTGTGA
- a CDS encoding LLM class flavin-dependent oxidoreductase, with the protein MSVEIAVNISTDTNPALSGYSEVKWADQCNFATKIESQGFDGIAIPDHLMIGDEHSLECISLSAAFAQLTDEIDIYLNTINNNLRHGPLLAKTASSIDNISGGRLKLGIGAGWYEAEANAYGYNWPDAPERLYKMEESIIVLKKLWTEDSVDFDGEFYNLDGAVCKPHPIQNPHPPVMIGGGGEEFTLRIAAKHADIWNYYGDLETIDSKMKILSKHCDTYDRSFEDIKKSWFCRCLIGESREKLEEMKKNGNIDDSVIVGTPSEILEKFKPYTQLGIDEFVLDFIDYPNKRSAELFAREVAPYL; encoded by the coding sequence ATGAGTGTGGAAATAGCTGTTAACATCTCAACCGATACTAATCCTGCTCTATCTGGATATTCGGAAGTCAAATGGGCTGACCAGTGTAATTTCGCAACTAAAATTGAATCGCAAGGATTTGATGGGATTGCAATTCCTGATCATTTAATGATTGGTGATGAGCATTCACTTGAATGCATCTCTCTTTCTGCCGCATTTGCACAGCTTACCGATGAAATAGACATATATCTCAATACAATCAATAATAACCTACGTCACGGTCCGCTTCTTGCAAAGACAGCGTCTAGTATCGACAATATAAGCGGTGGGAGGCTTAAATTGGGAATTGGAGCAGGATGGTATGAAGCTGAAGCAAATGCTTATGGATACAATTGGCCAGATGCCCCAGAGCGACTTTATAAAATGGAAGAGAGCATAATCGTATTAAAAAAACTCTGGACAGAAGATTCTGTTGATTTTGATGGTGAATTCTATAATTTAGATGGCGCAGTTTGTAAGCCACATCCGATACAAAATCCGCATCCTCCGGTCATGATCGGCGGCGGAGGTGAAGAGTTCACACTCCGTATAGCAGCTAAGCATGCAGATATTTGGAACTACTATGGTGATCTAGAAACTATAGATAGTAAAATGAAGATTCTTTCAAAACACTGCGACACATATGATCGATCGTTCGAGGACATAAAAAAATCCTGGTTCTGCCGCTGTCTCATCGGAGAGTCACGGGAAAAACTCGAAGAAATGAAGAAAAATGGAAATATTGATGATTCAGTTATAGTTGGAACTCCTAGTGAGATTCTTGAAAAATTTAAGCCGTACACTCAACTCGGTATCGATGAATTCGTGCTTGATTTCATCGATTATCCTAATAAGAGATCCGCAGAACTATTCGCTCGAGAAGTCGCCCCCTATCTATAA
- a CDS encoding VOC family protein translates to MEVIHTAFRVTDLDRSKEFYIDGLGFDEKWGFVEDGVEHVYVGPKTGSDIHIFEDPSNDAPVEASSGNNIHADHSVCLLVDEDLQERFETLVARTNCHVILEPKTIDLGTHRNTITFVADPDGHAIELIERLEGPPPE, encoded by the coding sequence ATGGAGGTCATACATACTGCGTTCAGAGTAACGGATCTCGATCGGTCGAAAGAATTTTACATCGATGGCCTGGGATTCGATGAAAAGTGGGGATTCGTAGAAGACGGAGTCGAACACGTCTACGTCGGTCCGAAAACAGGATCTGACATCCATATTTTTGAGGACCCATCGAACGATGCGCCTGTAGAAGCCAGCAGTGGCAACAACATTCACGCTGACCATTCGGTTTGTCTACTCGTAGATGAGGACCTTCAGGAACGGTTTGAGACCCTCGTTGCGCGCACCAACTGTCACGTTATTCTCGAACCGAAAACCATCGACCTCGGTACGCACCGGAATACTATCACCTTCGTTGCGGACCCCGATGGCCACGCCATCGAACTCATCGAACGTCTTGAGGGACCTCCACCCGAATAA
- a CDS encoding CaiB/BaiF CoA transferase family protein translates to MTTPLDDVTIADFSQMQQGGWATQKLGDMGADVIKIEPAGGELVRTAPIEGALLEDTSPYFLAMNRNKRSITLDLKSDEGRQIAEGIIDEADALVENFRPGVMEKFGLGYEDVKEINNSIVYVSASGFGSDGPYADRPGQDILAQAMSGLVQNTGRKQDPPTPAGSFICDAHSANTIALHTVVALYHQQLTGEGQKIETNLLNAGIDFQTQEITSAINMDAKAERSESGIGHVYSGAPYGVYETEDGYVALSFANLPSIATELGIEPLCDYADSREVYVNRDEIKHQLEDETQEIPTEDLMDRLLNAGAWVAEVNDYTEAANHPQVRHNDMIIELEYPGIGTFETTGVPVSMSNASLEFTDPPTPGEQTDEILDELGYDEDEIQTLEENGITAKEGSARSQ, encoded by the coding sequence ATGACAACACCACTCGATGATGTGACTATCGCAGATTTTAGCCAAATGCAACAAGGTGGCTGGGCGACCCAAAAGCTCGGAGACATGGGTGCGGACGTCATCAAAATTGAGCCGGCCGGTGGCGAGCTCGTTCGAACCGCCCCGATAGAGGGCGCTCTCCTCGAGGACACCAGTCCATATTTCCTGGCAATGAATCGAAATAAGCGTTCTATTACACTTGATCTCAAGTCTGATGAAGGGCGACAGATCGCTGAGGGCATTATCGACGAAGCAGATGCGCTGGTGGAGAACTTCCGCCCGGGCGTCATGGAGAAGTTCGGTCTTGGTTATGAAGATGTAAAAGAGATAAACAATAGTATCGTCTATGTATCTGCCTCCGGATTCGGATCTGACGGTCCGTATGCAGATCGTCCTGGTCAGGACATCCTCGCACAAGCAATGAGCGGACTCGTACAGAATACTGGCCGGAAGCAAGACCCTCCAACACCTGCTGGTTCGTTTATCTGTGATGCACACTCTGCAAACACAATCGCACTTCACACCGTAGTTGCGCTGTATCACCAGCAACTCACAGGCGAAGGACAAAAAATAGAGACGAACCTCCTTAACGCTGGTATCGATTTCCAGACACAGGAGATTACGAGCGCTATAAACATGGATGCTAAGGCAGAGCGTAGTGAATCGGGCATCGGTCACGTGTACTCCGGTGCGCCGTATGGAGTCTACGAGACGGAAGACGGCTATGTTGCACTTTCCTTCGCGAATCTGCCGAGTATTGCCACTGAACTCGGTATTGAACCGCTCTGTGATTATGCAGATAGTCGTGAAGTGTACGTGAATCGTGATGAGATCAAACATCAACTTGAAGATGAAACGCAAGAGATACCGACGGAAGATTTGATGGATCGTTTGCTTAATGCAGGCGCTTGGGTTGCAGAAGTTAACGACTATACGGAGGCCGCAAATCATCCTCAAGTTAGGCACAATGATATGATCATCGAACTCGAATACCCTGGGATTGGAACGTTCGAAACGACTGGTGTTCCAGTTTCGATGTCGAACGCATCTCTTGAATTCACAGATCCCCCAACACCTGGTGAACAGACCGATGAAATCCTAGATGAGCTTGGCTATGATGAAGATGAAATCCAGACTCTCGAGGAGAATGGAATTACCGCGAAAGAAGGTAGTGCCAGATCACAATAA
- a CDS encoding cytidine deaminase encodes MTEKITKEDEALIESARDVIRDAYVHGTHYVGSAVRTTDGTVHTGVHVEANVGRASVCAEPVVLGTTVANGNSSDEIETIVSVRHPGPAEDENEIKVVSPCGVCRELITDLGAHIQVIYPGEKDELHKDDAINLLPNKYIKSYRDVHLEE; translated from the coding sequence ATGACCGAAAAAATAACTAAAGAGGACGAGGCGCTTATCGAAAGTGCGCGAGATGTTATCCGAGATGCGTACGTCCACGGGACACACTACGTCGGCTCAGCGGTGCGAACGACCGATGGGACTGTCCACACAGGCGTCCATGTCGAAGCGAATGTCGGCCGTGCGTCTGTCTGTGCGGAACCCGTTGTTCTCGGGACAACCGTTGCGAACGGCAATTCTTCGGATGAAATCGAGACTATCGTGTCTGTACGACATCCCGGGCCCGCGGAAGATGAGAACGAAATCAAGGTAGTTTCGCCCTGCGGCGTTTGCCGAGAACTCATTACAGATCTCGGTGCGCACATTCAGGTAATCTACCCTGGCGAGAAGGATGAGCTACACAAGGACGATGCTATCAATCTGCTTCCAAACAAGTATATTAAAAGTTACCGTGATGTTCACTTAGAAGAATGA